The proteins below are encoded in one region of Lactuca sativa cultivar Salinas chromosome 3, Lsat_Salinas_v11, whole genome shotgun sequence:
- the LOC111908952 gene encoding potassium transporter 10 isoform X1: MDLTEEIENEGGIWALEQKIDQPMDEEAGRLKNMYREKKFSVILLLRLAFQSLGVVYGDLGTSPLYVFYNTFPKGIDDTEDVIGALSLIIYSLTLVPLIKYVFIVCRANDNGQGGTFALYSLLCRHAKVNTIPNQHRTDEELTTYSRNTIHKQSFAAKTKRWLEAHTFRKNALLLLVLVGTCMVIGDGILTPAISVLSASGGIKIDHPRMSNDVVVLVSVIILLFLFSLQHYGPDKVGWLFAPIVLLWFLLIGGIGIFNICKYDKGILRAFSPVYIFHYFKRRGKNGWISLGGIMLSITGTEALFADLAHFPVSAIQLAFTVVVFPCLLLAYCGQAAYLMKNKEHVYDAFYRSIPDGIYWPMFVIATLAAIVASQATISATFSIIKQANALGCFPRIKVVHTSKKFLGQIYVPDINWILMVLCIVVTVGFKNQSQIGNAYGTAVVVVMLVTTFLMILIMLLVWRCHWILVFIFTALSLIVECTYFSSVLFKINQGGWVPLVIAGVFLLIMYIWHYGTLKRYEFEMHSKISMAWILGLGPSLGLVRVPGVGLVYTELASGVPHIFSHLVTNLPAIHSVVVFVCVKYLPVYTVPEDERFLVKRIGPKNFHIFRCVARYGYKDLHKKDDEFEKKLFDNLFLFIRLESMMEGCSDSDEYSVFSGGQKTVCSPENETCSSVGDCILPENMAAGMSSGRTSSHTEVDEMEFLLSCRAAGVVHIMGNTVVTARRGSRFYKRISIDYIYAFLRKICREHSVIFNVPHETLLNVGQVFYV, translated from the exons ATGGATCTGACTGAAGAGATCGAAAACGAAGGTGGCATATGGGCTTTGGAGCAGAAGATCGATCAGCCAATGGACGAAGAGGCTGGTAGGCTCAAGAATATGTACAGAGAAAAG AAATTCTCAGTTATATTACTTCTTCGACTTGCATTTCAAAGTCTTGGAGTTGTGTATGGAGATTTGGGAACTTCTCCTCTATACGTATTCTACAATACATTTCCTAAAGGAATTGATGATACAGAGGATGTTATTGGGGCACTTTCCTTGATCATATATTCTCTTACTCTTGTGCCACTCATTAAATATGTTTTCATCGTCTGTCGTGCAAATGACAATGGTCAAG GGGGGACTTTTGCTCTTTACTCATTATTATGTCGACATGCAAAAGTTAATACAATTCCTAATCAACATCGAACTGATGAAGAGTTGACAACTTATAGTCGAAACACAATTCATAAGCAATCGTTTGCTGCAAAAACAAAAAGATGGTTGGAAGCACATACATTTAGAAAGAATGCCCTTCTTTTACTTGTCCTTGTTGGCACTTGTATGGTTATTGGAGATGGAATTCTTACTCCTGCTATTTCAG TTTTATCAGCTTCTGGAGGTATCAAGATAGACCACCCTAGGATGAGTAACG ATGTTGTAGTACTAGTTTCTGTTATCATATTATTATTCTTGTTTAGCCTACAACATTATGGTCCAGACAAAGTAGGATGGCTTTTTGCTCCAATCGTGTTGCTTTGGTTTCTCTTAATCGGAGGAATTGGAATTTTCAACATCTGCAAATATGATAAAGGAATTTTGCGTGCTTTTTCACCCGTATATATATTCCACTACTTTAAAAGACGTGGTAAAAATGGTTGGATTTCCCTCGGTGGAATCATGCTCAGCATCACAG GGACGGAGGCACTTTTTGCAGACCTTGCTCATTTTCCAGTTTCAGCAATCCAGCTGGCatttacagttgttgtgtttcctTGCCTTCTTCTTGCTTATTGTGGACAAGCAGCCTACCTTATGAAGAACAAAGAACATGTGTACGATGCCTTTTATCGCTCTATACCAG ATGGAATATATTGGCCGATGTTTGTTATTGCAACTCTGGCTGCTATAGTTGCGAGTCAAGCTACTATATCTGCtactttttctataattaagcAGGCTAATGCACTCGGCTGCTTTCCTCGAATCAAAGTTGTTCATACATCAAAGAAATTTTTGGGGCAGATTTATGTTCCTGATATCAATTGGATTCTTATGGTTCTCTGTATCGTTGTAACCGTTGGATTCAAAAATCAAAGCCAGATCGGCAATGCTTATG GCACCGCAGTTGTCGTGGTGATGCTCGTAACAACATTCCTCATGATCTTAATCATGTTGCTTGTGTGGCGATGTCATTGGATTCTCGTATTCATATTCACCGCACTCTCTCTCATAGTTGAATGCACCTACTTTTCATCCGTCCTTTTCAAAATCAACCAAGGCGGGTGGGTCCCACTCGTGATCGCCGGAGTATTCCTTCTCATCATGTACATCTGGCATTACGGAACCCTTAAAAGATACGAATTCGAAATGCATAGTAAAATCTCAATGGCATGGATCCTCGGTCTCGGCCCAAGCCTTGGTCTAGTCCGTGTCCCTGGTGTCGGGCTTGTGTACACCGAGCTCGCAAGTGGGGTCCCGCATATTTTCTCACATTTGGTAACAAATTTACCCGCCATCCATTCGGTGGTTGTGTTTGTCTGCGTGAAATATCTCCCGGTTTACACGGTCCCCGAAGATGAACGGTTCCTTGTGAAACGAATCGGGCCGAAAAATTTCCATATTTTTAGATGTGTAGCGAGGTATGGATACAAAGATTTGCATAAAAAAGACGATGAATTTGAGAAGAAACTTTTCGATAATCTTTTCTTGTTTATAAGACTTGAATCGATGATGGAAGGTTGCTCGGATTCCGATGAGTATAGTGTGTTTTCCGGTGGCCAGAAAACCGTGTGTTCGCCGGAAAATGAAACGTGTTCATCGGTTGGTGACTGTATCTTGCCGGAAAACATGGCGGCGGGGATGTCTTCCGGGAGAACGAGCAGTCATACGGAGGTGGATGAGATGGAGTTTTTGTTGAGCTGTAGGGCGGCCGGAGTGGTGCATATAATGGGGAACACGGTGGTGACAGCTAGGCGGGGTTCGAGGTTTTATAAGAGGATTTCGATTGATTATATTTATGCTTTTTTGAGAAAGATTTGCAGGGAGCATAGTGTGATCTTTAATGTTCCTCATGAGACCCTTTTGAATGTTGGGCAAGTGTTTTATGTGTAA
- the LOC111908952 gene encoding potassium transporter 10 isoform X2 — protein MVIGDGILTPAISVLSASGGIKIDHPRMSNDVVVLVSVIILLFLFSLQHYGPDKVGWLFAPIVLLWFLLIGGIGIFNICKYDKGILRAFSPVYIFHYFKRRGKNGWISLGGIMLSITGTEALFADLAHFPVSAIQLAFTVVVFPCLLLAYCGQAAYLMKNKEHVYDAFYRSIPDGIYWPMFVIATLAAIVASQATISATFSIIKQANALGCFPRIKVVHTSKKFLGQIYVPDINWILMVLCIVVTVGFKNQSQIGNAYGTAVVVVMLVTTFLMILIMLLVWRCHWILVFIFTALSLIVECTYFSSVLFKINQGGWVPLVIAGVFLLIMYIWHYGTLKRYEFEMHSKISMAWILGLGPSLGLVRVPGVGLVYTELASGVPHIFSHLVTNLPAIHSVVVFVCVKYLPVYTVPEDERFLVKRIGPKNFHIFRCVARYGYKDLHKKDDEFEKKLFDNLFLFIRLESMMEGCSDSDEYSVFSGGQKTVCSPENETCSSVGDCILPENMAAGMSSGRTSSHTEVDEMEFLLSCRAAGVVHIMGNTVVTARRGSRFYKRISIDYIYAFLRKICREHSVIFNVPHETLLNVGQVFYV, from the exons ATGGTTATTGGAGATGGAATTCTTACTCCTGCTATTTCAG TTTTATCAGCTTCTGGAGGTATCAAGATAGACCACCCTAGGATGAGTAACG ATGTTGTAGTACTAGTTTCTGTTATCATATTATTATTCTTGTTTAGCCTACAACATTATGGTCCAGACAAAGTAGGATGGCTTTTTGCTCCAATCGTGTTGCTTTGGTTTCTCTTAATCGGAGGAATTGGAATTTTCAACATCTGCAAATATGATAAAGGAATTTTGCGTGCTTTTTCACCCGTATATATATTCCACTACTTTAAAAGACGTGGTAAAAATGGTTGGATTTCCCTCGGTGGAATCATGCTCAGCATCACAG GGACGGAGGCACTTTTTGCAGACCTTGCTCATTTTCCAGTTTCAGCAATCCAGCTGGCatttacagttgttgtgtttcctTGCCTTCTTCTTGCTTATTGTGGACAAGCAGCCTACCTTATGAAGAACAAAGAACATGTGTACGATGCCTTTTATCGCTCTATACCAG ATGGAATATATTGGCCGATGTTTGTTATTGCAACTCTGGCTGCTATAGTTGCGAGTCAAGCTACTATATCTGCtactttttctataattaagcAGGCTAATGCACTCGGCTGCTTTCCTCGAATCAAAGTTGTTCATACATCAAAGAAATTTTTGGGGCAGATTTATGTTCCTGATATCAATTGGATTCTTATGGTTCTCTGTATCGTTGTAACCGTTGGATTCAAAAATCAAAGCCAGATCGGCAATGCTTATG GCACCGCAGTTGTCGTGGTGATGCTCGTAACAACATTCCTCATGATCTTAATCATGTTGCTTGTGTGGCGATGTCATTGGATTCTCGTATTCATATTCACCGCACTCTCTCTCATAGTTGAATGCACCTACTTTTCATCCGTCCTTTTCAAAATCAACCAAGGCGGGTGGGTCCCACTCGTGATCGCCGGAGTATTCCTTCTCATCATGTACATCTGGCATTACGGAACCCTTAAAAGATACGAATTCGAAATGCATAGTAAAATCTCAATGGCATGGATCCTCGGTCTCGGCCCAAGCCTTGGTCTAGTCCGTGTCCCTGGTGTCGGGCTTGTGTACACCGAGCTCGCAAGTGGGGTCCCGCATATTTTCTCACATTTGGTAACAAATTTACCCGCCATCCATTCGGTGGTTGTGTTTGTCTGCGTGAAATATCTCCCGGTTTACACGGTCCCCGAAGATGAACGGTTCCTTGTGAAACGAATCGGGCCGAAAAATTTCCATATTTTTAGATGTGTAGCGAGGTATGGATACAAAGATTTGCATAAAAAAGACGATGAATTTGAGAAGAAACTTTTCGATAATCTTTTCTTGTTTATAAGACTTGAATCGATGATGGAAGGTTGCTCGGATTCCGATGAGTATAGTGTGTTTTCCGGTGGCCAGAAAACCGTGTGTTCGCCGGAAAATGAAACGTGTTCATCGGTTGGTGACTGTATCTTGCCGGAAAACATGGCGGCGGGGATGTCTTCCGGGAGAACGAGCAGTCATACGGAGGTGGATGAGATGGAGTTTTTGTTGAGCTGTAGGGCGGCCGGAGTGGTGCATATAATGGGGAACACGGTGGTGACAGCTAGGCGGGGTTCGAGGTTTTATAAGAGGATTTCGATTGATTATATTTATGCTTTTTTGAGAAAGATTTGCAGGGAGCATAGTGTGATCTTTAATGTTCCTCATGAGACCCTTTTGAATGTTGGGCAAGTGTTTTATGTGTAA
- the LOC111908951 gene encoding protein CHROMATIN REMODELING 4 has translation MEDLDPKMENNDLPTDDIINGNWVLKRKRKKTSSGSVKSNGNTTDSLASESHTTTSSKGKLKPDTSSDRTPVKEKGNDGYYYECVVCDLGGDLLCCDSCPRTYHIECLDPPLKQIPEGKWKCPTCCQKDNSLETTDNLNPTLKRAKTKGSTSKKSKSKIKSAKTDKVSQIDDEKHEGDQGHPQKKEVVLAVESVTKSLKRKWKVPSDDVKKKPRKHEAKEHLESSSSQVKQVKSKAIKHAKAKSLSKNIRSENLDIKFKDEVERVLGCRIQANETNPSTNDIPNGGTEITENSEENVTDSMNQVMDDSNKDASNDLAKPTEDVDGKISNDLAKPTEDVDGMISNDLAKPTEDVDGKIDVNISSDLAKPTEDMDGKIPKPIEDVEGKVDVKIEAFESHEKKESLPSISYELLVKWAGKSHIHNTWVPESELKAMAKRKLDNYTAKYGRTLINICEEKWKIPHRVIALRSSKDQSPEAFIKWTGLPYDECTWEKTDSPIMTESRHLIDLFNQFEQQVAEKDGGPARARGPTHGDVASLIEQPKELGGTLFPHQLEALNWLRKCWSKGKNVILADEMGLGKTISASAFLSSLYFEFKARLPSLVLVPLSTMPNWMAEFSLWAPYLNVIEYHGCARARTLIREYEWHGNDPNGKKKNTNSYKFNVLLTTYEMVLADATHLRGIPWEALVVDEGHRLKNSESKLFSLLNTFSFQHRVLLTGTPLQNNLGEMYNLLNFLQPDSFPCLTSFEDKFSDLTMAEKVNELKKLVAPHMLRRLKKDVMQNIPPKTEQVVPVELSSIQSEYYRAILTKNYHVLRNIGNGAPRGPQQSMLNIVMQLRKVCNHPYLIPGTEPELNSGPIEFLHEMRIKASAKLSLLHSMLKILHKEGHRVLIFSQMTKLLDILEDYLNIEFGPKTFERVDGSVSISDRQMAIARFNQDKSRFVFLLSTRSCGLGINLATADTVIIYDSDFNPHADIQAMNRAHRIGQSNRLLVYRLFVRASVEERILQLAKKKLMLDHLFVNKSGSQKEVEDIIKWGTEELFDGENSGVDLEQKNKKRSGGLGDVYQDKCRDGSNKIVWDETAILKLLDRSNVDSSLTDNGEGDMENDMLGSVKSLDWNDEPTEEQGGTESPSTIIDGSTAPQNSEKKEDNNITTDENEWDRLLRVRWEKYQSEEEAALGRGKRVRKAVSYREAYPPLHPTDQTGAEEEPEPEPEPEPEREYTPAGKALKLKYCKLRARQKQRLAQMKIFRESIPPPAQEKNGVGPATAIDAKNEEHQQDKTLDPTHPNINPGKEKELVKEKQSVVVLGLCAPNAPTKLMESCSSRPPGPPGLDYFPFHLAPCSQNTPPFTSHTFVPPLGKRVQASENSADALYLHHEMMMAAAAALPKLPFNIPSQSQSQSHLKNLSSHPQTDFLASLSLGRSSASFPTIPMFPNFRFHKDNLQETDHPPPPPPPTMFPENHPMLPENHRRVLENIMMRTGSGSSNPVKRKLVKDFWSEEELDFLWIGVRRHGRGGWEAMIRDPRLKFSRFRTAEDLAARWEEEQLKILDIPPPKASKSSGFPVISDEMMKRALHKIRFAPPPPPPGLQPHLTQMKLGLPENHHFMQIPAWNLDRFPLNFLQQQNLKMPNQKGENVDGAGGSGSGSGLPENKLPHWLRNAVGDTGTGGGGVSQAPEPQLPPTVSAIAESVRLIYGDEPPTIPPFIPPGLPPSRPKDPRQMFKKKKKKKHRQLLPDATHQPEEQEHAAASTSGIQPDLNVPAPLQPPPPPPPPADQDPPSLPPESKSSLQEEVVSSEGTVSDHHGSEDEC, from the exons ATGGAAGATCTGGATCCTAAAATGGAAAATAACGATTTGCCAACTGATGACATCATCAATGGAAACTGGGTTTTGAAGCGAAAAAGGAAAAAGACTTCTTCAGGGTCAGTGAAGTCCAATGGCAACACAACTGATTCTTTAGCATCGGAATCACACACAACTACTTCATCCAAAGGGAAGTTAAAACCAGACACCTCTTCTGATCGAACACCTGTCAAGGAAAAAGGAAACGATGGG TACTATTATGAATGTGTTGTATGTGATCTTGGGGGCGACTTGCTCTGTTGTGACAGCTGTCCCAGGACCTATCATATTGAGTGCTTGGATCCGCCTCTTAAG CAAATACCGGAAGGGAAGTGGAAATGCCCAACCTGTTGTCAAAAAGACAACTCACTCGAGACCACAGACAATCTCAATCCTACCTTAAAGCGAGCAAAAACAAAGGGTAGTACAAGTAAAAAATCAAAAAGTAAAATTAAATCTGCAAAAACCGATAAAGTATCTCAGATAGATGATGAAAAACATGAGGGGGATCAGGGTCACCCTCAAAAGAAGGAAGTTGTTCTTGCTGTAGAAAGTGTCACTAAATCCCTGAAAAGAAAGTGGAAAGTTCCTTCTGATGATGTCAAAAAGAAGCCTCGAAAACATGAAGCTAAAGAACATTTGGAATCGAGCAGTTCTCAAGTCAAACAAGTCAAAAGCAAGGCAATTAAGCATGCAAAGGCCAAATCTTTGTCAAAAAACATAAGAAGTGAAAATCTTGATATCAAATTTAAAGATGAG GTTGAACGGGTATTAGGTTGTCGAATTCAAGCCAATGAGACAAATCCTTCAACTAATGACATACCTAATGGGGGCACTGAAATAACTGAGAATAGTGAAGAGAATGTCACAGATTCAATGAATCAAGTCATGGATGATTCCAATAAAGATGCTTCAAATGATTTAGCAAAACCAACAGAAGATGTAGATGGAAAGATTTCAAATGATTTAGCAAAACCAACAGAAGATGTGGATGGAATGATTTCAAATGATTTAGCAAAACCAACCGAAGATGTAGATGGAAAGATTGATGTAAACATTTCAAGTGATTTAGCAAAACCAACTGAAGATATGGATGGAAAGATTCCAAAACCAATTGAAGATGTAGAGGGAAAGGTTGATGTAAAGATTGAAGCTTTTGAAAGCCATGAGAAAAAAGAATCTTTACCCTCAATTTCTTATGAGTTACTAGTCAAATGGGCTGGAAAGTCTCATATACATAATACATGGGTACCTGAATCTGAGTTAAAAGCTATGGCAAAAAGGAAACTTGACAACTACACTGCAAAATATGGAAGAACATTGATAAACATTTgtgaagaaaaatggaaaataccCCATCGGGTGATTGCTCTTCGTTCATCTAAAGATCAATCTCCTGAAGCTTTCATAAAATGGACTGGTCTTCCTTACGATGAATGCACATGGGAAAAGACCGATTCGCCCATAATGACAGAATCCCGTCATCTTATCGATTTATTCAACCAATTTGAGCAACAAGTGGCTGAAAAAGATGGTGGTCCCGCACGCGCACGTGGACCGACCCATGGTGACGTGGCGAGTCTCATCGAGCAGCCGAAAGAGCTTGGTGGGACATTGTTCCCTCATCAACTCGAAGCATTAAACTGGTTGCGAAAGTGTTGGTCAAAGGGTAAAAACGTAATTCTTGCAGATGAGATGGGGCTCGGGAAAACGATATCAGCGTCTGCTTTTTTGTCATCTTTATACTTTGAATTTAAAGCCCGTTTACCATCCCTAGTTTTGGTCCCGCTTTCCACAATGCCCAATTGGATGGCTGAATTCTCGTTGTGGGCCCCGTATCTTAATGTTATCGAGTATCATGGGTGTGCCCGGGCAAGAACCCTAATCCGTGAGTATGAATGGCATGGAAATGATCCAAATGGGAAGAAAAAGAACACAAATAGTTATAAATTCAATGTTCTTTTAACAACTTATGAAATGGTTTTAGCAGATGCGACTCATTTACGTGGGATCCCATGGGAAGCTCTTGTGGTGGATGAGGGGCATAGGTTAAAAAACTCGGAGAGTAAGCTTTTTAGTTTGCTAAATACGTTTTCTTTTCAACATCGGGTGCTTCTAACCGGGACCCCTCTTCAAAACAACCTCGGGGAGATGTATAATTTGTTAAATTTCCTGCAACCGGATTCATTCCCGTGTTTAACTTCATTTGAAGATAAGTTTAGTGATCTGACAATGGCTGAAAAAGTAAACGAATTGAAGAAACTTGTTGCACCTCATATGCTTCGAAGGCTTAAAAAGGacgtgatgcaaaatattccccCGAAAACCGAACAGGTGGTTCCGGTCGAATTATCGTCTATTCAATCGGAATATTATCGCGCCATTTTAACCAAAAATTATCACGTTTTGAGGAACATCGGAAACGGGGCTCCGCGGGGCCCACAGCAATCGATGTTGAACATCGTAATGCAATTGAGAAAAGTTTGTAACCATCCGTAtctgattccggggacggaaccGGAATTGAATTCCGGGCCAATCGAGTTTCTTCACGAAATGCGGATCAAAGCTTCTGCAAAGCTAAGTTTGCTTCATTCCATGCTCAAGATTTTGCACAAAGAAGGTCACCGGGTtcttatattttcacaaatgacaaaacttttggatattcttGAAGATTACTTGAACATCGAATTCGGGCCGAAAACATTCGAACGGGTCGACGGGTCGGTATCGATTTCGGATCGACAGATGGCGATTGCAAGATTTAATCAAGATAAAAGTAGGTTTGTGTTTTTGTTATCAACCCGTTCTTGTGGGCTGGGAATCAATTTGGCAACTGCTGACACAGTTATAATCTATGATTCTGATTTCAATCCACATGCTGATATCCAAGCCATGAATCGGGCACATAGAATCGGGCAATCAAATCGGCTTCTTGTATATCGGCTTTTTGTTCGGGCTAGTGTTGAGGAGAGAATCTTGCAGCTTGCTAAAAAGAAACTGATGCTTGATCATCTTTTTGTGAATAAGTCGGGGTCTCAAAAGGAGGTTGAAGATATTATAAAATGGGGAACTGAAGAgctttttgatggtgaaaacaGTGGTGTGGATTTGGAGCAGAAGAATAAGAAGCGGAGTGGTGGTTTGGGTGATGTGTACCAGGATAAGTGCAGGGATGGGAGTAATAAGATTGTGTGGGATGAAACTGCTATTTTGAAGCTGCTTGATCGATCCAATGTTGACTCAAGTTTGACTGATAATGGGGAAGGAGATATGGAGAATGATATGCTTGGCTCGGTGAAG TCTCTGGATTGGAATGATGAACCAACAGAAGAACAAGGAGGAACGGAATCACCTTCAACAATTATTGATGGTAGCACTGCCCCCCAGAATTCAGAAAAGAAAGAGGATAATAATATTACCACTGATGAAAATGAATGGGATAGGCTTCTAAGAGTCAG ATGGGAGAAGTACCAGAGTGAAGAGGAAGCAGCTCTTGGTCGAGGGAAAAGGGTAAGAAAAGCTGTTTCCTATAGGGAAGCATATCCTCCCCTTCACCCAACAGATCAG ACTGGTGCGGAAGAGGAACCCGAACCAGAGCCAGAGCCAGAGCCAGAGCGTGAGTATACACCTGCAGGAAAAGCTCTAAAGCTTAAGTA ttGTAAGCTTCGAGCCAGACAAAAACAAAGACTGGCTCAGATGAAAATATTCAGAGAATCAATTCCTCCTCCTGCACAAGAAAAGAATGGTGTGGGACCAGCCACAGCCATTGATGCAAAAAATGAAGAACACCAACAAGACAAGACATTGGATCCCACCCATCCAAATATAAATCCGGGAAAG GAAAAAGAGTTggtaaaagaaaaacaaagtgtTGTGGTTCTGGGGCTATGTGCTCCAAATGCCCCCACAAAGCTGATGGAGTCTTGTTCAAGTAGACCACCGGGGCCCCCCGGCCTTGACTACTTCCCATTTCACTTAGCACCTTGCTCTCAAAACACACCTCCCTTTACTTCG CACACCTTTGTTCCACCACTAGGGAAAAGAGTGCAGGCTTCAGAAAACTCTGCAGATGCTTTATATCTTCATCATGAGATGATGATGGCAGCAGCAGCAGCATTGCCCAAATTACCCTTCAATATACCCTCCCAATCCCAATCCCAATCCCATCTCAAAAACCTCTCTTCACATCCCCAAACGGACTTTCTCGCCAGTTTATCTTTGGGGAGATCAAGTGCCTCTTTCCCCACAATCCCAATGTTTCCAAATTTCAGATTCCATAAAGACAACCTTCAAGAAACGGACCACCCTCCTCCCCCTCCCCCTCCCACCATGTTCCCAGAAAACCACCCAATGTTGCCGGAAAACCACCGCAGGGTTCTCGAGAACATAATGATGCGAACGGGATCAGGATCAAGTAATCCAGTTAAACGGAAACTTGTTAAAGATTTTTGGTCAGAAGAGGAACTTGATTTCTTGTGGATTGGGGTTCGTAGACATGGGCGAGGTGGCTGGGAGGCCATGATTCGGGACCCACGCCTTAAATTTTCAAGATTTAGAACGGCAGAAGACCTGGCGGCAAGATGGGAGGAGGAACAGCTCAAGATCTTGGATATTCCACcgccaaaagcttcaaaatctTCTGGTTTTCCTGtgatctctgatgaaatgatgaAACGGGCTTTGCATAAAATCCGGtttgctcctcctcctcctccgccCGGTTTACAGCCCCACCTCACCCAAATGAAGCTGGGATTGCCGGAAAACCACCATTTCATGCAAATTCCAGCGTGGAATCTTGACAGGTTTCCGCTCAACTTTTTACAGCAACAGAATCTGAAAATGCCAAATCAGAAAGGTGAAAATGTTGATGGGGCTGGCGGCAGTGGCAGTGGTAGTGGCTTGCCGGAAAACAAGTTGCCACATTGGCTTCGTAATGCAGTTGGTGATACTGGGACTGGGGGTGGAGGTGTTTCCCAGGCGCCAGAGCCTCAACTGCCGCCAACGGTTTCTGCAATAGCAGAGTCAGTGAGGTTGATATATGGAGATGAACCGCCAACCATTCCTCCATTTATTCCGCCCGGTTTGCCGCCTTCCCGCCCTAAAGATCCCCGCCAGatgttcaagaagaagaagaagaagaagcaccGCCAATTGCTGCCAGATGCCACCCATCAACCCGAGGAACAAGAACATGCTGCTGCTTCTACTTCAGGTATCCAACCAGACCTCAATGTACCAGCACCattacaaccaccaccaccaccaccaccacctgctGATCAAGATCCGCCATCTTTGCCACCAGAAAGTAAAAGTAGCTTACAGGAGGAGGTGGTTTCATCAGAAGGGACAGTGTCCGATCATCATGGTAGTGAAGATGAATGTTGA